agtcctggtttagtcctggtttagtcctggtttagtcctggtttagtcctggtttagctctggttcagtcctggtttagtcctggtttagctctggtttagtcctggtttagtcctgtcttcgtcctggtttagtcctggcttagtcctggtttagctctggtttagtcctggttcagtcctggtttagtcctggtttagctctggtttagtcctggtttagtcctgtcttcgtcctggtttagtcctggcttagtcctggtttagctctggtttagtcctggttcaatcctggtttagtcctagtttagtcctgtcttcatcctggtttagtcctggttgagtcctgcttaagtcctgtttaagtccatgggagtggatctctctccttcactgtggttctcctcgaaaTTTCTCTTTTCTTagtttctttttccttttttttttagttcttccTGCAGGAGTAGGGTCtcaggacagggggcgctctgctacagttctccatttgtttattttctctggATGTTGGTTAATCTCTCTGTTTtgatgtctgtttcactgttggactttctaactttctgttggctaaatcactggttttattcagccctaagaggcgacaaatgttgtaattttgagcttcacaaaaataaattgaataaaccggctccctcttttctgcatcactcgaggcaaaactacaactacaacctaACTCCACCCACGCCAGTCCATCTGTCCCACGACCAGGGAATACTCtaactccacacacacctccactaaACAGAATATATTAATAGTAATTGTTGTAGCGTAGCATAAATACCTCTTCAGTGTAGTCCAGAACTGTCACCAACGCTGATTTCCACACGCTCCacctacaaataaaatgacacaaatacaAGGTTGTAATGAATAATTTAATAAGTACAAGAGCTAATTCTAccactcatttatttatattaaccctctggtgcatagcggtcactgcagtggacagctactaaaacataactttctcatTAATGTCAcagatgtcaaactcaaggcccgggggccaaatgcggccctccacatcatttcatgtggccctcgacagggtaaactcaAAGATGTGATGGTCTTACAATGTAATTttttcaggagatacacagttacacagccacatttttacatctaggcaaatgcatatgtagtatttgtaacttgaacaagtaatacatacagaaacagttaattaacaagtttaaaaagtagttagatttattttacatccagccctttgaaggcagctattttgctaatgtggccccctggtgaaaatgtgtttgacagccctggtttatgtggtggagctgcaaatcagcctctagagtgctctctgctgccacactccattgaggtcaagtcagtggtcagtcggtgtaactgcaagtaaatttcctcagATTGGCTTTCTTATTCAAGCCTAAACATTGCAGCTATACAGTGTTGACATtcccaaaaaatgttgaaatgtttttcaaagcataaaaagaaacacgtgtttatatatttacaataggcagtttttacaggcagttcacaatgttgtttcatgtcctgagaagaataaaaacacttgaccaaggctttcataattcatgcatcagtgGGAGCACGGAAGAAAGTGAAAGTGGTTTATGGCCATTACCAATCCAATTACAGCAAGTACAGcctgttctaatgttgtctGCGAATGTGAAAGTACAAAATCCTTAGGTACCAGGACAGATCCTTTGTTCAATTGACTTTTTCCACACATGACAAGCACAAACCAACAGCGTGACGTCATTTCAAAGTAGTTTCTCAGTCGTGTAAAGCTCTGCAGGGAACTATCTTTTGAACTGTGTGTGCTGTCCAGATTGTCTTCCCTGGTTAGCGTCTGGGGAGCGTTGTGTTTAAAGCCATTATCTGACTGGAGCCCGTCCATCTGAGGCACCTGCTCTTCCCTGTTTGGCTATGACAGGCGCTCGACCCGGGCCTCTCCGTCCGTCGCACTGTTTAAAGACGAGGCCCGGGTGACAGCTGTTTTCAATCCGTCTCTACACGTTGTTGTTTGAATGTACACACTCAGGTCAGGTTTGGACCAAAGGAAAGTAGTGCACAGGTCTAAATATGTGCAAGGTTCTATGAGGAAGTTAAACGTGCATTGCTGAACTGGACTTTTCTGATTGGGGAGGGGTCTGATGGCTACTTATCTCCATGACGATGATGGTATTTGAAGTATATATCTAGCATTTGTCTAATCACTGGTGTTTTCGTTGATtcataaatacattgaaaagaCACGTGTCCTTGctgagatctgacctgtgacctgatggagctacctgcttgtctccacaaagATAGAtgagttaaatgtcatactatggaacatttcagacaaagcaatattaACATCTGTATGGAGATAAACAGGTGGTGGATTGTGAACCAGAAAAGTTGTCTTGGCCTACGTCAGAGGtacaaacccccccccccaaaaaaagccccaaaagtcactgactctacatatttttctttcattttttcagagcatttagaacgactcttctgacattaatctgagcaaatacagcaccgaggaacaagccctcattgtacagtggtattttgagtcacatgggtcaaattcgacattttaatcccagagatgccccgagcgtaaacgccattaaaggaataataagtgtttttcaaagacagtgtgcagtatgtgatctccacagacctgactagtcccgatttcttcctgtggggcgatcttaaagaaaaggtgtttgtgaataaacctaagacgacttaataaacgacttaaaacgtgatattgaggatcaaataagagccataatcCCGTAAATGCTgaaaatgttatgcaaagtgtgttggatcgggctgttcagggcgAAAATGTGGTCATTTTACTTCCCGTaatttaagtagtgataagtgacagtgaacaattataactgtatacattgccaaaaatctcggaaggttcagtttatttactgctaaaatttggtaaGTATAACtgaagaattataggagctactgaagatttaaaagtgtcagtgacttttgggccaccctaGACTAGATTTAGACttaactttattgtccccgaggggaGATTCTtttccacatacacagagctcatttgacatatacacagataaacaccaaaaTTCACaatcacataaacacattacaaaaacagacattatgccTCATCGGGGCCTGCTGTTTAGGAAAGCAACGGCTGCTGGGATCAGGCTTCTACCAAACCGTGCCCTCCTGCACCTGATCACCCTGTACCTCCGTCCTGAGGGCAGAGGGATTAGATGGTCCTGGAGGGGGTGAATGATAGATTTATACAGCAGTAATAACAGGTGTGGAGAAACATAGAGTCCATTGAGTTTTCTTATTACTGATAGTCTTTGTTGActtacaacagaagcatagccagactggactgcatCAAACTGGAATGGACAACAGTATCACGTGTTGACGGTTCATTGTCGTAACCggtggggttgggaggaccaaagacgtgcagactcggggcagaattacagtgtttatttacaaaatggagAAATTCATTTCAAACACAATAATTAATCCGGGAACGTGGACCAGAGCCAGGGAAAGGAGCAGGGTGCAGGGCGAGGTCCAGGGGCGTAGTgagcaggagacaaggtgaAACCATACCAGGTCAGCGAAGCCAAGCGGGAGCGGAGCCGGGAGTGCGGGAGCTGGAGCAGTGAAGCAGACAGGATGTGGATGATGATATGTAGATGAACTGGCACCGAACAGGATGTAGATAagcagacgatctggccctgagtctggtcctggctccacttatgtttcgcagcaggtggaggtaattgcgctgatgcgctccaggtgcgcgcgggaggagccgggaactccgcccagttccaggctcagacaggtgaggggagggggagagcacacagggagacagatcaTACAGGATCATGACAGGTTCATATCTTCAGGCGCTAGGTCCTGTACTggtggtaaataaacttctccagCGTTAGAGCTCTTCTTATTCTACAATAAACACCTTTGAGGCGACGGCTACGGAGGCTTGGACTGTGTTTATGTGATGTCATAACTTTGAAAAGAGTCCATTGTTTAAAGTTTGAGCTTGAGGGCAGGTAGGAATTCTGTGGTATAAATATGCTGCTAAACTGTCACATGCGCATGTCTTCTccagtttatggttaatatctctgtaattactgtgacacctgacatgaaacaaacacacagttcAGTGTCATCTTTCTCAGCATAGATGAACTAAAGCGTCATCATTACGTTTAGAAATTGAGTATATTGCTTTGTTTAAATGGTTTATATAGTGCCATTAgaccttcaaagcactttacatcaaggaaccacgcacacattcacacggTTAAATGGTTAAAtgaccaaggacacaacaacagcattcatctgtggagctaaaatcgcaccgccaacctgtggatcaatgGATCTGCCCACTCAGTAATAATGTTTTCATCaaaagcaggattcaaactgcaaatccttggatcagtggacaaacgctcctaCAAAACTATGATCTTTTTGCTCATAGATTGACACGGATCCCAACTACAGTATACGAAATGTCACTGTATTtgagttttctttcttttttaaaagcGACTAATGCAAAATGAAAACTTTTAGGAGGATTTTGTACTGTGTAGaagacaaatacaaaacatggCTCTGTGTTTTCCACAGGTTTATACCCAGACTATTGTGGCACATccatatttgaatcattttttaATATAAGGAGTATATTTGGAGTATAAATATCACTTATCTTTAGTaacttatatattattattatcattattcagtgttttacgttgcactttatcaccgaaaaaagttcctagtttgtgagttgtgttcactgacaatggcaatacaacttttctgattctgattattgtctctactgataaaaaaaaagcccTCATGACAAATTAAATCCATTTCCTTCTTTACGTTTACGTCAACACTGGAAGTatcaccttttgttcagcatcTTTTTCAACTCTGGGGGTCCACCATAGTCTCACACCGATGACTCGAACGTACCATCAGCCCTGTCCATCCTGTCGATTACTGTATTAGGTAAAGAAGGAGACACTAAACAACATATTTCCATAAATCACACTTCACGGATTTTTCAGGAGCAGTTTGGAATCATGGAACAGGGTCTGGAGCACATGCCAGGGACATTACACTGGAATGTGCTTAGCTTATCACCGGGAGCCTATAGCCGAGATAACTGGCCTACTCGGTTTTCTTTTTTACTATTCACTAATGAGCACGTATAACTTGTATCATAAAAATTGAAGAAGCAGAAGTACCAACGAGGCCACAGACAGACAGTTCATGCTCAGGAAAAAGCTGTGCTGTTGTGGTTGTCTCCTCCCTTCTCGTCCACAGCACACTTCCCCTTTAAAGTGTCTCACGAGGAGGAACTCTCTTATACTTGGTCACTCTGTTCTCTGGGTTAAAAGGTCTCCAAGCATCTAAGGATAAGAGTAAACAGAACATGGTGGACTGTGCAATTcggaatgtgactttttccatGGATTCTTGGTTGTTATCTTTTGGATATAAAACGAGCTTATTCCACGAAGGTAAttactttatttgttttatttattgctcaaatttGTGACGATGGTAGTCTAAATTCTAAGTTACAGTGCtataatattgtcattttttttttaaaccaataaaCAAAACTGCAAGATCAGAAACTTTAGACAATGGACTTTGGTTTCATAAAAGCTTCCTTGCTGTCTTATGGTTTTCCAGGTTTATAGTTTGCAAGATTATGCTATCAGGGGTAAACAAATGAATGTAAACTGTGATAATAGGTAGAAAAGACAAGTGTAACTCCAGATTCTCGTTTTATAAATGATTCTATGGCAGTAGCGGTTAGAGTTATTAGGATGTAACTCTCACGTAACTCAGCGTCGTCTCCAGTTCCAAGTTTATCAGTTGCTGGTTGATCCTTTTACGTAATATTTTGCCAACACAAACTAATTATGCATGGAACAACTCATGGATTTCAAGCTATGGTAACTATCGTCCGTTGTCATAGCGATTAAGCAATTCAAAGCTAAATATTAAatcttttgaaaggggaaaggTCCTCACAGAGTTTTTAAAATCTACAGGGATTTTTTTGTCTGAAACTCATTTTCAAAAACgcacaaaaaaaatgaattttcaTAGTTTTCATAGCATATTTGGGATTTTAGTTTACATTGAAAAGTATTAAGATAACACAgatgaatttcaaatgtttttttaagttgaaTTAATAAATTGAACTTGATCTTTGACCTTCTATTCCAGATTAACCCGATTGGAGCACCAGAAGAACCAGTCCAAGCGTCAACTATGGATTTGGTCGACTCCAAGGATGATTTTCTGTCCCGGAAGGATCTCATCTACTCCATCACCATCCCCCTCTCCACCTCCATCATCCTGGCCAACATCCTCATCATCCTCGGCATCGTTTTCAACCGGCAACTTCACAACACCCCCAACTACTTCTTCCTGAGCCTCCTTGTGGCGGACATGTGCACAGGTGTGGCGTTGCCTTTCATACCTCTGATGGGTCTGAACCGGGAGTTGAGTTTCAGTTCTTGCATGGTGGTTCACATCTTCCCAAACTTCCTCTTTTTGGCGTTCCTTTTCAACCTCGTGATGGTGCACTACGAGAGGTACGTCTGCATCTCGGACCCGCTTCACTACGCCAACTTGTGGATGCATAGAAGTTTTCCGTTAGCTCTGTTTGTAGTTTGGGCACCTCCGCTTCTGTACGCTTCCTTACCCGCTTTTGGATGGAATAACTGGACGGGACCAGACCTGGATGGGTGCTGCGTTGATAGCCGAAGTTCAACGCCGAACTGTACAACCAACGGTACGGCTTATTGTTCCTACAGGACAGTCTTCACCAATGAGTTTATCTACTTGGAGCTCTACGGCCTGGTCCTTCCCGCTATCCTTACGATCGCAGGGATGACCGGGCGTGTTCTCTACATCACGAAAGGTCAACTGAAAAACATTTGCCGTCTACACAGATCCGTGCAAAGAGGAAACAAAGCGTCGGACAGAGAGCAGAGGTTGAATCTACGCTATACTCGCTGCGTAGTGGCGGTCTCCCTTACGTTTTTAGCATGTTGGGTCCCCTACCTCATttatatgcatgtgtgtattGCGTTTTTGCTCAGCGATACGAGATGGAACTTTACCACGCACATCATCTTGTCCTGCACGGGGAATGGGAGCATGGCCGTGGTGCCGTTGGTCCTCGGTTTGTCCAATCGGGAGTATACGGAACCGGCGTACAAGCTCCTGCAGAAAATAAGGGACAGAGTGAGAAGGAAAAAAAGGGACTCGAGTGAAATTGCAGTTTGAGGATAGAAACGGAAGCAGTTTTGTCAACAGATAAATGTGAactatgcagcttttctggtagAGTGGCCAAGcaactacttgtctccatgaagatatcaAAGAGTTGGctaaaatgttccgcagtatggcatttaacacgTCTATCTTAactgagaaaagcaggtgaagcCAACAGGCCGAGATAAACATCACATCAGAAGGTTGGTGATTCTAATCCAACTCTCGACTTAAACATCATCGGTCGATCGGTcggatccatt
This genomic window from Periophthalmus magnuspinnatus isolate fPerMag1 chromosome 2, fPerMag1.2.pri, whole genome shotgun sequence contains:
- the LOC117382771 gene encoding G-protein coupled bile acid receptor 1-like — protein: MDLVDSKDDFLSRKDLIYSITIPLSTSIILANILIILGIVFNRQLHNTPNYFFLSLLVADMCTGVALPFIPLMGLNRELSFSSCMVVHIFPNFLFLAFLFNLVMVHYERYVCISDPLHYANLWMHRSFPLALFVVWAPPLLYASLPAFGWNNWTGPDLDGCCVDSRSSTPNCTTNGTAYCSYRTVFTNEFIYLELYGLVLPAILTIAGMTGRVLYITKGQLKNICRLHRSVQRGNKASDREQRLNLRYTRCVVAVSLTFLACWVPYLIYMHVCIAFLLSDTRWNFTTHIILSCTGNGSMAVVPLVLGLSNREYTEPAYKLLQKIRDRVRRKKRDSSEIAV